A stretch of DNA from Phycisphaerae bacterium:
ATGTCGGCGGCGGAGCGGCTGCACCGGGCCGGACGGAACATCGCCAAAGTCGCCTTCGGGGATGCGTGGCTGCACGAGGGTCCGACTCGGACGGGCCCTTCAACCAGCCAACTTTGGTCTCCGCACGGAATCGTCTGCGAGGCGATAGAACATGCGAAGCCACTTTGGGGCCACGTTGCAGGTCGACGGGCGCTGGACATCGCCTGCGGTACCGGCCGCGACGCCATCTATCTGGCGACGCAGGGCCTTCACGTCGACGCCTGGGACATTCTCCCCGACGCCTTGGAGCGTTGCGACGATCTGGCATTGCGGAATGGCGTCTTGGTGCAAACGGCCTGCCGGGATGTCGAGGCCCAGGGCCAGATTATCGCGCCGGACGTGTTCGACATCATCGTCTGCGTCAATTTTTTACACCGCCCCCTAATGCCGCAGATCGCCGCCGGGGTGCAGCCTGGCGGCCTGGTCGCCTATGAAACCTTCGTCGAACCCCAACGAGAACGCTTCGGAAAGCCTGCCCGCGAGGCCCACGTGCTCAAACCGGGCGAATTATCCACGTGGTTTGTCGGCTGGGAGATATTGACCCACCGCGAGGGGCCGGCTGGGCCAAGGCGAATCGTCGCCGGGCTAATCGCACGAAAACCTTGAGTTGTCCACTATCGCCTGGGCCCGGGACGGGTCTAAAATGAAATAGTCGTGGGCTTGGGGGCGGAGGTCCTGTCATGACGCAGCGATCCTGGGTCGCCGGTCTGGCCGTCGTTCTTTCACTTACTTCGACTATTATCTCTGCACAACAGCCAACATTCGATGGCGATCGCGCACCCGGTCGCATGGAGGCCGCGGGCGGCCCTCCGATGACGCCCAGCGGCGAT
This window harbors:
- a CDS encoding methyltransferase domain-containing protein, with amino-acid sequence MWRSGNFVWTAIEEVDVEGLESPPVLDVRDPASFERLHRTGAVNIPLEELGRRMHELPARDTPLVIFDGQEARAMSAAERLHRAGRNIAKVAFGDAWLHEGPTRTGPSTSQLWSPHGIVCEAIEHAKPLWGHVAGRRALDIACGTGRDAIYLATQGLHVDAWDILPDALERCDDLALRNGVLVQTACRDVEAQGQIIAPDVFDIIVCVNFLHRPLMPQIAAGVQPGGLVAYETFVEPQRERFGKPAREAHVLKPGELSTWFVGWEILTHREGPAGPRRIVAGLIARKP